In the Leptotrichia sp. oral taxon 847 genome, one interval contains:
- a CDS encoding aldo/keto reductase — protein sequence MKTTKIQEIDVPKVALGTWSWGFGGIAGGDSIFGNKLGKDELKPVFDRAMDLGLKLWDTATVYASGQSETILGEFVKDRSDAIISTKFTPELAEGRGDNAIFEFLDESLERLKKKVIDIYWIHNTKDMEKWAPKLVDVLRSGKVKKVGVSNHNLEQIKYVNNILKEAGFQLHAIQNHFSLLYKTIETTGILDYCKENNIAVFSYMVLEQGALSGKYTKENPLPAGTRRGEAFPPETLAKLEPLFYEMKILGGKYSATIPEIATAWAIAKGTIPIIGVTKPNQVDDAKRAASVELSDEDVELMDRVAISTGVTVKGEWESSM from the coding sequence ATGAAAACAACAAAAATACAGGAAATAGATGTGCCTAAAGTAGCACTAGGAACTTGGTCTTGGGGATTTGGAGGAATCGCTGGAGGAGATTCGATTTTTGGAAATAAATTAGGAAAAGATGAATTGAAACCTGTTTTTGATAGAGCAATGGATTTGGGACTAAAATTGTGGGATACTGCCACTGTTTATGCGAGTGGTCAATCTGAAACTATTTTGGGAGAATTTGTAAAAGATAGAAGTGATGCGATAATTTCTACAAAATTTACACCTGAACTTGCTGAAGGAAGAGGAGATAATGCAATTTTTGAATTTCTTGATGAAAGTTTAGAAAGATTGAAAAAGAAAGTTATTGATATTTATTGGATACACAATACAAAAGATATGGAGAAATGGGCACCTAAATTGGTTGATGTGTTAAGATCAGGAAAAGTGAAAAAAGTAGGAGTTTCTAACCACAATTTGGAACAAATAAAATATGTGAATAATATTTTGAAAGAAGCTGGATTTCAGTTGCATGCTATTCAAAATCATTTTAGCTTACTTTACAAAACAATTGAAACAACTGGAATTTTAGATTATTGCAAGGAAAATAATATCGCAGTGTTTTCATACATGGTACTTGAACAAGGCGCTTTATCTGGAAAATATACAAAAGAAAATCCCTTGCCAGCTGGAACAAGAAGGGGTGAAGCATTCCCGCCTGAAACTTTGGCAAAATTAGAGCCATTATTTTATGAAATGAAAATTTTAGGTGGAAAATATTCTGCAACAATTCCTGAAATTGCGACTGCCTGGGCAATAGCAAAAGGAACAATTCCAATAATTGGAGTTACAAAACCTAATCAAGTTGATGATGCCAAAAGAGCTGCAAGTGTTGAATTAAGTGATGAAGATGTTGAGCTTATGGATAGAGTAGCTATTAGTACAGGTGTTACTGTGAAAGGTGAATGGGAAAGTTCGATGTAG
- a CDS encoding carboxymuconolactone decarboxylase family protein: protein MRKKITAGRDLLGNIAPKFAQLNDDVLFGEVWAREDKLSARDRSLITVTGLMASGILDSSLKFHLKSALENGVTREELAEAVTHLGFYVGWPKAWAVFRLLKEIYSEDGTANPVNSLFGKGDYNEAYAKYFNGKTYLKTLVEPNDTLKVGVHNVVFEPGVINNWHSHSNGQVLLVTDGYGWYQEDGKQAVELHPGDVVNIPKNVKHWHGAAKDSWFTHIALSDGGSTEWFGILSEDEYEKLPKAVNAR, encoded by the coding sequence ATGAGAAAAAAAATTACTGCAGGAAGAGATTTATTAGGTAATATTGCACCAAAATTTGCACAATTGAATGATGACGTTTTGTTTGGAGAAGTTTGGGCAAGAGAGGATAAGTTATCGGCTAGGGATAGAAGTTTGATTACGGTCACTGGACTTATGGCGAGTGGAATTTTGGATAGTTCTTTGAAATTTCATTTAAAAAGTGCTTTGGAAAATGGGGTTACAAGAGAAGAATTGGCAGAGGCTGTTACACATTTAGGATTTTATGTGGGATGGCCAAAAGCTTGGGCTGTATTTCGGCTTTTGAAAGAGATCTATTCAGAAGATGGGACGGCTAATCCTGTAAACAGCTTGTTTGGGAAAGGCGATTATAACGAGGCTTATGCAAAATATTTTAATGGGAAAACTTATTTAAAAACATTAGTTGAGCCGAATGACACTTTAAAAGTTGGTGTTCACAATGTTGTTTTCGAGCCAGGAGTTATAAATAACTGGCATTCTCATTCAAATGGACAAGTATTATTGGTGACTGATGGATACGGCTGGTATCAAGAAGACGGGAAACAAGCAGTAGAATTACATCCAGGAGATGTTGTGAATATTCCTAAAAATGTTAAGCATTGGCATGGAGCGGCAAAAGACAGTTGGTTTACGCATATTGCCTTGTCAGATGGCGGTTCGACTGAATGGTTTGGGATATTGTCAGAAGATGAATATGAAAAGTTGCCAAAAGCGGTGAATGCGAGATAA
- a CDS encoding YraN family protein, giving the protein MGKLRNNREIGFKYEEIAKKYLILRGLTYVESNFSSRYGEIDLIFKDVKNGEMLVFVEVKYRKNDFFGKAIEMVTKEKQNKILATSQVYILKNKWNSGIRYDIIGIDSFSNNIRWIKNAF; this is encoded by the coding sequence ATGGGGAAATTGAGGAATAATAGGGAAATTGGGTTTAAATATGAAGAAATTGCTAAAAAGTATTTGATTTTGCGAGGACTTACTTATGTTGAAAGTAATTTTTCCAGTAGGTATGGAGAAATTGATTTGATTTTTAAAGATGTGAAAAATGGCGAAATGCTTGTGTTTGTGGAAGTTAAATACAGGAAAAATGATTTTTTTGGAAAAGCCATTGAGATGGTTACGAAAGAAAAGCAAAATAAAATTTTGGCAACTTCACAGGTATATATACTGAAAAATAAATGGAATAGTGGCATACGATATGATATTATAGGAATAGATAGTTTTTCTAATAATATTAGGTGGATAAAAAATGCGTTTTGA
- a CDS encoding DUF4299 family protein, which produces MSISFYVKNKKKFLGYEPVLNVETALSLLDTELYSYNTGNIDINDLLLSPVSNYQCLLIGDGKQSARGFELYYDNKNKNYSIRVFTPSSREDWLLALEYIKALAKKFDSKIISETGEEYTVDNIDKFDYEGDILYGIEGISSRVKGEDSTLYSIFGVNRIVSFNQEMIDKIENSNSPIDTFSNMVKEIQYLDAFSANQRFFRNKEDGEIIGAYTLTQNLRTILPYKPSVEFENSDMVKNEDIAFWNIGLVTIDGDENDRNSYNVVAHLDYDDFIKNLPENKYRFIDASYIMVEPLNREELLGLVK; this is translated from the coding sequence ATGAGTATAAGTTTTTATGTAAAAAACAAGAAAAAATTTTTAGGTTATGAACCGGTTTTAAATGTTGAAACTGCATTGAGTTTGCTGGATACGGAGCTTTACAGCTACAATACTGGAAATATTGACATTAATGATTTGCTGTTATCTCCTGTTTCTAATTATCAGTGTCTTTTAATAGGAGATGGTAAGCAAAGTGCAAGAGGATTTGAATTGTATTATGATAATAAAAATAAAAATTATAGCATAAGGGTTTTTACACCATCGTCCAGAGAAGATTGGCTTCTGGCATTGGAATATATAAAAGCATTGGCTAAAAAATTTGATTCAAAAATTATAAGTGAAACGGGAGAAGAATATACAGTTGATAATATTGATAAATTTGACTATGAAGGTGATATACTTTATGGAATAGAAGGAATTTCATCACGGGTTAAAGGTGAAGATTCGACTCTTTACAGTATTTTTGGAGTAAATAGGATTGTTTCCTTTAATCAAGAAATGATTGATAAAATAGAAAATTCAAATAGCCCTATTGATACTTTTTCTAATATGGTAAAGGAAATACAATATTTAGATGCCTTCTCAGCAAATCAGCGATTTTTCAGAAATAAGGAAGACGGGGAAATAATAGGAGCTTATACTCTTACACAAAATCTTAGGACGATACTTCCTTATAAACCTAGTGTTGAATTTGAAAATTCAGATATGGTTAAAAATGAAGATATTGCTTTCTGGAATATTGGATTGGTAACTATTGATGGAGATGAAAATGATCGAAACAGTTATAATGTTGTTGCACATTTGGATTATGATGACTTTATTAAAAATTTACCGGAAAATAAATATAGATTCATAGATGCTTCATATATTATGGTTGAACCGTTAAATAGGGAAGAACTTTTAGGATTAGTGAAATAA
- a CDS encoding putative quinol monooxygenase translates to MLPIFNIFELGVKENEKNAYVAVGKNNITKSVLNDEGTLGMYLVQEKENPNMTYMFEVYEDEKSYQEHVKSEQYKEFLKKSPAILTEHKKKIQVMPEYIGDKKFVQTRNTRVNYVTVDVKEGFNDAFREIVLDEMKQSIKEEGVYVIYAATATGNLNKWYFFEIYENEKAYQNHRKTAHFKKYIEQTENIIENKEFINIEGIKLLNKGNLNYVK, encoded by the coding sequence ATGCTACCAATTTTTAATATTTTTGAGCTTGGGGTCAAAGAAAACGAAAAAAATGCATATGTGGCAGTTGGTAAAAATAATATTACAAAGTCAGTTTTAAATGATGAAGGTACACTTGGGATGTATTTGGTTCAGGAAAAAGAAAATCCCAATATGACTTATATGTTTGAAGTTTATGAAGATGAGAAAAGTTACCAGGAACATGTCAAGTCAGAACAATATAAAGAATTTTTAAAAAAGTCGCCAGCAATTTTGACTGAGCATAAAAAGAAAATCCAAGTAATGCCAGAGTATATAGGAGATAAAAAGTTTGTGCAAACAAGAAATACTCGTGTAAATTATGTTACAGTTGATGTAAAAGAAGGATTTAATGATGCTTTCAGGGAAATTGTACTTGATGAAATGAAGCAGTCGATAAAAGAAGAAGGTGTTTATGTAATTTATGCTGCGACGGCAACAGGAAATCTGAATAAATGGTACTTTTTTGAAATTTATGAAAATGAAAAAGCGTATCAGAATCACAGAAAAACAGCTCATTTTAAAAAATATATTGAGCAAACGGAAAATATAATTGAAAATAAAGAATTTATAAATATTGAAGGTATAAAATTATTAAATAAAGGTAATTTAAATTATGTAAAATAA
- a CDS encoding zinc ribbon domain-containing protein yields the protein MRNDEKCLKCGEKTFEIKKIAIPTTKIAKAKIGIDTFYLKICQNCGYTEMYSTKVIEKVKDPIKNY from the coding sequence ATGAGAAATGATGAAAAATGCTTAAAATGTGGTGAAAAAACATTCGAAATAAAAAAAATAGCAATTCCAACTACAAAAATAGCAAAAGCCAAAATCGGAATAGACACATTTTACTTAAAAATATGTCAAAATTGCGGATATACTGAAATGTACTCAACTAAAGTAATTGAGAAAGTCAAAGATCCAATTAAAAATTATTGA
- a CDS encoding VanZ family protein, which yields MELLEKDEEYIISLLEQGKKVEAIVFIKNKKGMTLKEAKDCIDKKINNEHYEKNISISEEDEKHLSSLINENKKLETVAFLHKNKDMSLLEAKNYTDNLIFKKNIETNKANTDKRRYIFDEKLNLFVPNLARQKKARKIMLSIFLVLVVIFLIQLIFLDRSSDIRMIILTYSILGILVFMITLPLVSLDIYNTENKLKTLGNLELSDQFEVKAFISNFDLFSNILLLLIFIIVIPIVLVKAYKKGEYKDILYIIPLIIFIIYGVYELLKMLKYKKYSLNISNKEITLLYNKNEIKSIEIENINFVNFYTKEFKKGRKYNIPIIQILDRKKNIFAELDIKTSDYILLKKYFKKYEVLIDDEFNKI from the coding sequence GTGGAATTATTAGAAAAAGATGAGGAATATATTATTTCACTACTTGAACAAGGGAAAAAAGTAGAGGCTATTGTCTTTATTAAAAATAAAAAAGGAATGACTTTAAAAGAAGCTAAGGATTGTATCGATAAAAAAATCAATAATGAACACTATGAAAAAAATATATCTATTTCTGAAGAAGATGAAAAACATTTATCTTCTTTGATTAATGAAAATAAAAAATTAGAGACCGTTGCTTTTCTTCATAAAAATAAGGATATGTCTTTATTAGAAGCTAAAAATTATACAGATAATTTAATTTTTAAGAAAAACATTGAAACTAATAAAGCAAATACGGATAAACGGAGATATATTTTTGATGAAAAATTGAATCTTTTTGTTCCAAATTTAGCAAGGCAAAAGAAAGCACGAAAAATAATGCTGAGTATTTTTCTAGTACTTGTGGTTATTTTTTTAATTCAGTTGATATTTTTAGATAGAAGCTCAGATATAAGAATGATAATTTTAACATATTCTATCTTGGGTATTTTAGTTTTTATGATAACTTTACCTCTAGTTAGTTTAGATATCTATAATACAGAAAATAAATTAAAAACTCTTGGAAATTTAGAACTTTCAGATCAATTTGAAGTTAAAGCTTTCATTAGTAATTTTGATTTATTTTCGAATATTTTATTACTTCTTATATTTATTATTGTGATACCTATTGTTCTTGTTAAGGCATATAAGAAAGGGGAATATAAAGATATTCTTTATATTATTCCGTTAATTATTTTCATAATTTATGGAGTTTATGAGCTTTTAAAAATGCTTAAGTATAAAAAATATTCGTTAAATATAAGTAATAAAGAGATTACTCTGTTATATAATAAAAATGAAATAAAATCTATAGAAATTGAGAACATAAATTTTGTTAATTTCTATACTAAAGAATTTAAGAAGGGAAGAAAGTATAATATTCCTATTATTCAAATTTTAGATAGAAAAAAGAATATATTTGCTGAGCTGGATATAAAAACAAGCGATTATATTCTATTGAAAAAGTATTTCAAAAAATATGAAGTATTAATAGACGATGAGTTTAATAAGATTTAA
- a CDS encoding esterase: MKKLNLKIEDNECILYMKENKNTEYVLIQPVDEHDIDVLDNEVRYISENTSKNFSLAAFKIDDWNSELTPWEMPLLRGKGNFGNEAGKTLEFIKEKLIPSLAEFMNIQDKNVKYILGGYSLAGLFSLWSGYQTDIFDGIAGVSPSVWYKDWIKFVKNNEILAKNVYLSLGDLEEKTKHQVLSKIGDNIREYFEILRNYENVEKCILDWNEGNHFRDSDVRTGKGFRWVLENV, from the coding sequence ATGAAAAAATTAAATTTAAAAATAGAAGACAACGAATGTATTTTGTATATGAAGGAAAATAAAAATACGGAATATGTTTTAATTCAGCCTGTCGACGAACATGATATTGATGTTCTTGATAACGAAGTAAGATATATTTCTGAAAATACAAGTAAAAATTTTAGCCTTGCCGCATTTAAAATAGACGACTGGAACAGCGAACTGACTCCATGGGAAATGCCTCTTCTTCGTGGAAAAGGCAATTTTGGAAATGAAGCTGGTAAAACATTAGAGTTTATAAAGGAAAAATTGATTCCAAGTTTGGCAGAATTTATGAATATTCAAGATAAGAACGTGAAGTATATTTTAGGTGGATATTCTCTTGCTGGGTTATTTTCGCTTTGGAGCGGTTATCAGACAGATATTTTTGATGGAATAGCTGGAGTTTCACCATCGGTTTGGTATAAGGATTGGATAAAATTTGTGAAAAACAATGAGATTTTGGCAAAAAATGTTTATTTGAGTCTTGGGGATTTGGAAGAAAAGACTAAACATCAGGTTTTATCGAAGATTGGGGATAATATAAGGGAATATTTTGAAATTTTGAGAAATTATGAAAATGTAGAAAAATGTATTTTAGATTGGAATGAAGGAAATCATTTTAGAGATTCGGATGTGCGGACTGGGAAGGGGTTTCGTTGGGTTTTGGAGAATGTTTAA
- a CDS encoding IS256 family transposase, with amino-acid sequence MTKKKIDNEIFKTLIEDYNIKDTNDIKDMLKDLLSGTIQTMLEAEIEHELGYAKHSMKDKTTSNARNGHSKKTVRSEYGNLDLDIPRDRNAEFEPQIIPKYQREITGIEGQILSLYAKGMSNRDIEDHLNNLYGIDVSPSMISKITDKIIPEIREWQSRQLEDVYPIVFMDAIHYSVRKDGVVVKKAVYLAIGIDKEGRKEVLGFWIGENESSKYWLNVLNELKNRGVQDILIMSVDNLKGFSEAISSVFPKTEIQKCVVHQIRNSIRYISYKDVREFTSDLKEMYNAPTLEQAEFKLDELEEKWGKKYMAVINSWRSNWNELTTYFKYDTKIRKLIYTTNPIESLNRQLRKYTKTKSLYPTDEALMKSVYLSLKEATRKWTGRIPGWGEIYSQLSIYFEGRI; translated from the coding sequence ATGACTAAAAAGAAAATTGACAACGAAATTTTTAAAACACTGATTGAGGATTACAATATTAAAGATACTAATGATATTAAGGATATGCTTAAGGATTTGCTTTCGGGTACTATCCAAACCATGCTTGAAGCTGAAATTGAGCATGAACTGGGGTATGCTAAACATTCTATGAAAGATAAGACTACTTCTAATGCTAGAAATGGACATTCCAAGAAAACTGTTAGAAGTGAGTATGGCAATCTTGATTTAGATATTCCTAGAGATAGAAATGCTGAGTTTGAGCCTCAAATCATCCCTAAATATCAAAGAGAAATTACTGGCATTGAAGGACAGATTCTTTCTCTTTATGCTAAAGGAATGAGCAATAGAGATATCGAGGACCATCTCAATAATCTTTATGGAATTGATGTTTCGCCATCTATGATCAGTAAAATTACAGATAAAATTATACCTGAAATTAGGGAATGGCAGTCTAGACAGCTTGAGGATGTATACCCAATAGTTTTTATGGATGCTATCCATTACAGCGTAAGAAAAGATGGAGTTGTTGTTAAAAAGGCGGTATATTTAGCTATAGGAATAGATAAGGAAGGGCGAAAGGAGGTCTTAGGATTTTGGATAGGAGAAAATGAATCAAGCAAGTACTGGCTAAATGTTTTAAATGAATTAAAAAACAGAGGAGTTCAGGATATACTAATTATGTCTGTTGATAATTTAAAAGGGTTCAGCGAAGCAATATCTTCGGTGTTCCCTAAGACAGAAATTCAAAAATGTGTGGTTCATCAAATTAGAAACAGCATAAGATACATATCTTACAAAGATGTAAGGGAATTTACATCAGACTTAAAAGAAATGTACAATGCACCAACACTGGAACAGGCAGAGTTTAAACTGGATGAACTAGAAGAAAAATGGGGTAAAAAGTATATGGCAGTAATTAATTCCTGGAGAAGTAACTGGAATGAGTTGACAACATACTTTAAATATGATACAAAGATAAGAAAGCTGATATATACGACAAACCCGATAGAAAGCTTAAACAGACAATTAAGAAAGTATACGAAGACAAAATCACTTTATCCGACAGATGAAGCATTGATGAAGTCAGTATATTTAAGTTTAAAGGAAGCAACAAGGAAATGGACTGGAAGAATACCGGGCTGGGGAGAAATATATTCTCAGTTAAGTATTTATTTTGAAGGAAGGATTTAA
- a CDS encoding flavodoxin: MNKILVAYFSATGTTKKVAEKLAKATGGNLFEIKPQVEYTSEDLNWNDKKSRSSVEMNDEFSRPEIENVVENIDDYDTVFVGFPVWWYIPPRIIQTFIEKHNLSGKKIITFATSGGSGIKGSTDFLKKNYSELNIIEGKRFEWNESLESIGAWTKKL, translated from the coding sequence ATGAATAAAATATTAGTAGCTTACTTTTCAGCGACAGGGACAACAAAAAAAGTTGCAGAAAAATTGGCAAAAGCGACTGGGGGAAATTTGTTTGAGATAAAACCGCAAGTTGAGTATACTTCTGAGGATTTGAATTGGAACGACAAAAAAAGTAGAAGTTCAGTGGAAATGAATGATGAATTTAGCCGCCCAGAAATTGAAAATGTTGTAGAGAATATTGATGATTATGATACTGTGTTTGTTGGATTTCCAGTTTGGTGGTATATTCCGCCTCGTATTATTCAGACTTTTATTGAAAAACATAATTTGAGTGGGAAAAAGATAATCACTTTTGCGACATCAGGTGGAAGCGGGATAAAAGGCTCAACAGATTTTTTGAAAAAAAATTATTCGGAATTGAATATTATTGAAGGCAAAAGATTTGAGTGGAATGAAAGCTTGGAAAGCATTGGAGCTTGGACTAAAAAATTATAA
- a CDS encoding amidohydrolase family protein, whose product MNIKKTESKNITSVNPVNDRIVKITGEFMKENQNNFKLKDRSEVFLNRKKDLKIDAFTHILTPNFFKDIKELNPKIPQMFGTLINEPLVNVDARRKYHNEYSDVKEIISMINFNPEDFIKDREKTYEITRKANEELIETVKDNSDLFVGAVGMVPMNNVDGAVRIINEQVGKNKEMFGIQLFSKALGKSIASDEYLPIFEAVAKNDVVIFLHPVYDMSKNNNNIIFSWEYEQTQAMNEIVMAGIFKKYPNIKILVHHAGAMVPFFANRLPLVMPKEYADDFKKFYVDTAIIGNTKAVDMAIDYFGEDKVIFATDAPVGMQPAGATVDVIESIENLNVSETTRYKIYRKNLENILNVKFD is encoded by the coding sequence ATGAATATAAAGAAAACAGAATCTAAAAATATAACGAGTGTAAATCCAGTAAATGATAGAATTGTGAAAATTACTGGAGAATTTATGAAAGAAAATCAAAATAATTTTAAACTGAAAGACAGAAGTGAAGTATTTTTAAATAGAAAAAAAGATTTGAAAATTGATGCTTTTACACATATTTTGACACCAAATTTTTTTAAAGACATTAAGGAATTAAATCCTAAAATTCCTCAAATGTTTGGTACATTAATAAATGAGCCTTTAGTAAATGTGGATGCAAGAAGAAAATATCATAATGAATATTCGGATGTTAAAGAAATTATTTCAATGATAAATTTTAATCCTGAAGATTTTATAAAAGATAGAGAAAAAACTTATGAAATTACAAGAAAAGCTAATGAAGAATTGATAGAAACAGTAAAAGACAATTCAGACTTATTCGTGGGGGCTGTTGGAATGGTTCCGATGAATAATGTCGATGGAGCGGTAAGAATTATTAATGAACAAGTTGGTAAAAATAAAGAAATGTTTGGAATTCAGTTGTTTTCAAAGGCTCTTGGAAAGTCAATTGCAAGTGATGAATATTTGCCAATATTTGAGGCAGTGGCAAAAAATGATGTGGTAATATTTTTGCATCCTGTGTATGATATGAGTAAAAATAATAACAATATCATATTTTCGTGGGAATATGAACAGACACAGGCTATGAATGAAATTGTAATGGCTGGAATTTTTAAGAAATATCCAAATATTAAAATATTAGTTCATCATGCTGGTGCGATGGTTCCGTTTTTTGCAAACCGATTGCCACTTGTGATGCCAAAAGAATATGCAGATGATTTTAAGAAATTTTATGTTGACACGGCAATTATTGGAAATACAAAGGCTGTGGATATGGCAATTGATTATTTTGGGGAAGATAAGGTAATTTTTGCAACTGATGCTCCTGTGGGAATGCAGCCAGCTGGTGCAACTGTTGATGTGATAGAATCTATCGAAAATTTAAATGTAAGTGAAACAACTAGATATAAAATATATCGTAAAAATTTAGAAAATATATTGAATGTGAAATTTGATTAA
- a CDS encoding LysR family transcriptional regulator, giving the protein MELRILKYFLMIAKEENITKAAKSLYITQPTLSRQLAQLEEELGVKLFTRSNRKILLTDDGEFLQRRAREILYLTEKTKKELSYDNEIVAGEISIGCGEFLGMNELAKLLSEFQEKYPNVKFDIYSGTAEDIIYRIEHGFLDMGLVFDYINKEKYKFIRLKQIEEWGLLVRKDHKLASNKFIYPEEIKKESVIISKNKLIQNEFTNWMGIPMEKLNVGATFTLVYNAAMMVKNGMGMAVCLKLENNFEDLKFIPFYKAAISKTILAWKPCLKYSVATEKFIKFIEEKRNATNF; this is encoded by the coding sequence ATGGAATTAAGAATTTTAAAATATTTTTTGATGATTGCAAAAGAGGAAAATATAACGAAAGCGGCAAAATCACTTTATATCACACAACCGACATTATCACGGCAATTGGCACAGCTTGAGGAAGAGCTGGGAGTCAAACTTTTTACGAGAAGTAATCGTAAAATTTTATTGACTGACGATGGGGAATTTTTGCAGAGAAGGGCGAGAGAAATACTTTATTTAACAGAAAAAACGAAAAAAGAGCTGTCTTATGACAATGAAATTGTTGCTGGAGAAATATCTATTGGATGTGGCGAATTTTTGGGAATGAATGAACTTGCAAAATTACTCTCGGAATTTCAGGAAAAGTATCCAAATGTTAAATTTGACATTTATAGTGGGACAGCCGAAGATATTATTTATAGAATTGAACACGGTTTTTTGGATATGGGACTTGTATTTGACTATATAAATAAGGAAAAGTATAAATTTATAAGATTGAAACAGATTGAAGAATGGGGACTTTTGGTTAGAAAAGACCATAAATTGGCTTCAAATAAATTTATTTATCCAGAAGAAATAAAAAAAGAATCGGTAATTATTTCTAAAAATAAATTAATTCAAAATGAATTTACAAATTGGATGGGAATTCCTATGGAGAAATTAAATGTTGGTGCTACTTTCACACTGGTTTATAATGCTGCGATGATGGTGAAAAATGGAATGGGAATGGCAGTTTGCTTAAAATTAGAGAATAATTTTGAAGATTTGAAATTTATTCCATTTTATAAAGCAGCAATTTCTAAGACAATTTTGGCTTGGAAACCGTGTTTAAAATATTCAGTGGCGACAGAAAAATTTATTAAATTTATTGAGGAGAAAAGAAATGCTACCAATTTTTAA
- a CDS encoding RNA polymerase subunit sigma, which translates to MNIEIAQICNIVLATKSALEKRNRIRYKPIYYEKKVEFIFFNNKKYKAKSVEEWFDYCIDRGLQNIKFLIPLPIKDSNFLNFTNISQASIVCFFDNKLVTYFTPKWEDYNNEWHIIYTEHEWEPPLKAKPKFYDNTEDFKDVLNRIAILADKIDFQNFGNIFRKAISILNGEEIENIQKTFYGIYFSELPKINKLLFYASDISNVFGGMGSWNDSPPYYAHEKGLESEYDSLTEELLTQIRLALLYFVNEW; encoded by the coding sequence ATGAATATAGAAATAGCACAAATATGTAATATTGTATTGGCCACTAAAAGTGCTTTGGAAAAAAGAAATAGGATTAGATATAAGCCCATATATTATGAAAAAAAAGTTGAATTTATATTTTTTAATAATAAAAAATATAAGGCTAAAAGTGTTGAGGAATGGTTTGATTATTGTATTGATAGAGGATTACAAAATATTAAGTTCTTAATTCCTCTACCTATAAAAGATAGTAATTTTCTTAATTTTACTAATATAAGTCAAGCTAGTATAGTCTGCTTTTTTGACAATAAATTAGTTACTTATTTTACTCCAAAATGGGAAGATTACAATAATGAATGGCACATTATTTACACAGAACATGAATGGGAACCCCCTCTAAAAGCAAAACCTAAATTTTATGATAATACAGAAGATTTTAAAGATGTATTGAATAGAATAGCAATTTTAGCTGATAAAATTGATTTTCAAAATTTTGGAAATATCTTTAGAAAAGCTATTAGTATTTTAAATGGCGAAGAGATTGAAAATATACAAAAAACTTTTTATGGAATATATTTTTCTGAATTACCCAAAATTAATAAACTCCTTTTTTATGCCTCAGATATTTCTAATGTTTTTGGTGGAATGGGTTCCTGGAATGACAGCCCTCCTTATTATGCACACGAAAAGGGGCTTGAAAGTGAATATGACAGTCTTACGGAAGAACTTTTGACACAAATTAGGCTTGCTCTTTTATATTTTGTAAATGAATGGTAA